In Tripterygium wilfordii isolate XIE 37 chromosome 17, ASM1340144v1, whole genome shotgun sequence, the genomic window CGGATGTTACATAAAGAGTGCTAACATACAAATGGATTATATTGTTTATAAGATTATTGTATTAATCATTTAATCTTTGTCCCTTACATAATAATCATTTAATCTTTCTCCCTTACATACACAAAATTTTATTCGAATATTTTATTaagtatattttaaaatatatatataaaaatcgtGAGAGTCAATCCCACTAGAAAAGTCGCTTTGCTGGATCCACGTGTATGCATGGCTTTGCGGAGGATTATGAGGCTAAAATTGTCTGTAGCGATCCCTCAATGTTACGCAAAGTCGCAaactgtttttattttatttttatttttttaattttgatttcctTTTGAAATTCGAGAATTTTAAAATCAAGGCCTGTCAAATGCTAGACGACAATCCTCTGCAAAACCTGTGTCGAAATCTATATTGTCAATTAAGTTTGGCCAAGATCTAACGAAAAATCAAACGGGGATAGATCCAATTGAAAATCGAACCACGGAAATTCCGCAAGCACACTTTTTTGGCCTAAGCAGATAATAATAAGCTGGGCTATCCCGTTTGGTTACCACCTACCTATTCTATGACTGTGTTAGTTGTGTTTTATTTATGTAGATAACTAAGATAAGTGGGGATGACGACTAGAATCCATGGACCCATTGGCCATGACTGGTTAGTTATCAATATATGTAACTATATAAAATTCTCAGATTTCTAATTCAATGGaaatttaattcatgattttgaaTCATATATGATAGAGGTCATTGAATCTGAACtttgtaaattaattttaaggagTTGACGAAAAGGATATAATATTATAGGGTATGGTATTTACCTTATATTTATTCTATAATATCTTGCACATTAGTAATTGATTTTTTATAGATACATATGTAGATCTACAACCACTACTGATGacctcttttttttgaaaaagatcaCAAATGTGATTGTATTCATTTATCTAATAAATTAGGTAAGATAATTTGAAACCCGGAGATAATCGAACGATTAAAGACGGAATAATAATACATCCCACAAAAAgctaattaaaaaaagagacaagaaaaacataaaatcaatCGTCATTGGACACCCCCGGACAACACCGAACTCAATTGGATGTCGTCGGACACCGAACAACATCTTATTCTACCGGGCTACGCcggattaaataaataaaaatggaaaaaacaacataaacaaaacatatatggCCATTTGAACACTCCTCCAAGCATATCGAAATCTAGATCCACCGAAATCATGACTAGCGATACTTGATGTTGATGCTTGGAACTCAGAACGTACTAAAGGATCTATAATCATACGTCGCTCTTGAAGCCAAACTATCTTCCAATCATAATTCTTATTAAATCGAtcttattaatataaaattttatttattatccaATTATGAGACTAAATTAGGATAGGAGAGAGAATAGAATTAGATTTatgttaatttaattaaaataatctcAAAAACAACGTTACTTTGTGGGCTGgacattttaagtttttttgGGTTCACACAGTTCCAGTACCAATTTGATAAGTGTTAGCTTTTGGACTCCTTGGGCCGCAGCAAGCCCGGAAACCTTAAATTGCCCATTTACGAAAACTTAACGTTATTTTATTATCCTAACCGGTTTACAGAGAAACGTCGTCGTTTACTTGCCGACCCAGACACCATCGCCGGAAGCTCCGAGCCTCCGATATCTTGGACACTCAAAAAAACCCTACACATACCACCCTTTCACATACACAAAATTTGATTCAGAAACACACAAATTTCTTCAAAATGAGAGCAATTGGTAGAAGAATCCCAAACCCTAACAATTCCTTCCTCTCTAATGGAACCAGCAAGAACCCATTCTTAATGTCTGTGCCTTACTATTCCTTCTCTTCCTCCGCCGGTCGCGGCCGAGGTGGTGGGGGCCCCGCTTCCAGTTCCGTGTTCGGTTCCTTGAGTGGTGACGAGGAAAAATCGAGACCTGACTCGACAGAGTCTCCGCCGCCTGGTCTCGGCCATGGCCGGGGCAGGCCCATTCCTTCCGACCCAGTTCTTCCCTCTTTCTCATCCTTCGTTTCTTCAATTAAACCTGTTCAGCCTGGAGCAGGTCGCGGTCGGCTAGCGGCCGGGTCAACTCAGAATCGATTCGGTGCGGATTCGCCGACTATTTCACATGACTCGAGGTCACCTGACATTTCTTTACCCACTAGGAAAGAGGAGGACGATGAAGTTGATAAATCGACTCCCCTGTCTCAGTCAGAAGAGTCCAATCTCCCGACAAGCATACTCTCAGCTCTGCCTGGTGCTGGACGGGGAAAACCAGTGAACCAAACGGATTCTACACCTCAAACCCAGGAGGATAATCGGCATTTGAGGCGCAAGCCTAAGCCTAGTCCAGCTAGAGATGAGATACGGCAGCCCCAGCAGAAGTTGAGCACGGAGGAGGCTGTGAAGAAAGCAGTAAATATTCTATCTCGCGGTGGTGGCGGCCCTGAGGAAGGTGGTGATACTGGCATCGGGAGGGGACGAGGTGGGCGTGGGAGagggaggagagggagaggtATGGGTGGAAGAGGTTGGAGAGGTAGGGGGCGTAGAGGGGTAAGTGAGGATGGAGAAGAAGGTGAATTTGCTGGGCTTGAGCTTGGGGACAATGCTGACGGCGAGAAGTTAGCCCAGAGGCTTGGACCGGAGAATATGAACAAGTTGGTCGAAGGGTTCGAGGAGATGAGTAGTAGAGTACTGCCTTCGCCAATTGATGATGCTTATTTGGATGCCATGCACACCAATTTCTTGGTAAGCTTTTCAATAATCTATATGGTTTTGTAGTGGTTGCAAGACCAATG contains:
- the LOC119982944 gene encoding uncharacterized protein LOC119982944, with the protein product MRAIGRRIPNPNNSFLSNGTSKNPFLMSVPYYSFSSSAGRGRGGGGPASSSVFGSLSGDEEKSRPDSTESPPPGLGHGRGRPIPSDPVLPSFSSFVSSIKPVQPGAGRGRLAAGSTQNRFGADSPTISHDSRSPDISLPTRKEEDDEVDKSTPLSQSEESNLPTSILSALPGAGRGKPVNQTDSTPQTQEDNRHLRRKPKPSPARDEIRQPQQKLSTEEAVKKAVNILSRGGGGPEEGGDTGIGRGRGGRGRGRRGRGMGGRGWRGRGRRGVSEDGEEGEFAGLELGDNADGEKLAQRLGPENMNKLVEGFEEMSSRVLPSPIDDAYLDAMHTNFLIEFEPEYLMGEFDQNPDIDEKPPIPLRDALEKAKPFLMAYEGIQSHEEWEEAVEEIMKQVPLLKEIIDYYSGPDRVTAKTQQQELERVAKTIPERAPDSVKRFADRAILSLQSNPGWGFDKKCQFMDKMAWEFSQHYKKDKKPSLR